The following are encoded together in the Pseudanabaena sp. FACHB-2040 genome:
- a CDS encoding 4Fe-4S dicluster domain-containing protein, translating to MSHTIVTNVCEGVADCVDACPVACIHEGPGKNVKGTDWYWIDFSTCIDCGICLQVCPVEGAILPEEKPDLQSTPA from the coding sequence GTGTCTCATACCATTGTCACCAACGTCTGTGAGGGCGTTGCCGATTGTGTTGATGCTTGCCCAGTTGCCTGCATCCATGAAGGTCCCGGCAAAAACGTCAAAGGAACCGACTGGTACTGGATAGATTTCTCGACCTGCATTGACTGCGGCATTTGCCTGCAGGTATGCCCGGTAGAGGGGGCAATTTTGCCAGAGGAAAAACCTGATTTGCAAAGTACCCCTGCCTGA
- a CDS encoding ATP phosphoribosyltransferase regulatory subunit, producing the protein MVYQPPVGTKDLLPLDVAQKYWIEERLEQVFQRWGYHRIMTSTVERMDTLMAGGAIDQTTVIELQPGSEERLGLRPELTASIARTAVTRLARVTYPQRLYYNANVFRRADKGSQGGQQEFYQCGVELLGARGDLADAEILLLLADSLTALNLSDWHLILGDAGLTQSLLSPFPDEVREQVRAAIAHLDRITLESLPLPPDLQQRALRLMDLRGKPEDVLQSVSSLGLTLEQQETVNRLKSLIALLREVTQAPGQATSTLPALTLDLSLIQTFDYYTGVVFEVVSRTSTGFQVLGRGGRYDNLLSVFHPQGQGYPGIGFMWSLEALHQVLLAGGQLPEETAPSEWLIVPTTAQAVAAAFTYAQKIRASASLVRVEVHLDTASDPEQIRAVARLRRISRIAWIEADGLPEIESLN; encoded by the coding sequence ATGGTTTATCAACCTCCGGTGGGGACAAAGGATTTACTGCCTCTAGATGTCGCTCAGAAATACTGGATTGAGGAGCGGCTAGAGCAGGTCTTTCAACGGTGGGGTTATCACCGAATTATGACTTCTACCGTGGAGCGTATGGATACGCTCATGGCTGGAGGGGCTATTGATCAGACTACGGTGATTGAGCTGCAGCCTGGCTCGGAGGAACGGCTAGGGCTGCGACCTGAACTGACTGCCTCGATTGCTCGGACAGCTGTGACCCGACTGGCGCGGGTGACCTATCCACAGCGGCTTTACTACAATGCCAACGTGTTTCGGCGGGCCGATAAGGGCAGCCAGGGTGGGCAGCAGGAGTTTTACCAGTGTGGCGTTGAGCTGTTGGGAGCTAGGGGAGACCTGGCCGATGCGGAGATCTTGCTGCTGCTGGCTGATTCTCTGACCGCACTGAATCTATCAGACTGGCATTTGATCTTGGGGGATGCGGGGCTAACTCAGTCGCTGCTTTCGCCTTTTCCAGATGAGGTGCGGGAGCAGGTTAGAGCTGCGATCGCACACCTAGATCGAATTACCCTAGAATCGCTGCCTCTACCTCCAGATCTACAGCAGCGCGCCTTGCGGCTAATGGATCTGCGCGGCAAGCCAGAGGACGTGCTGCAGAGCGTCTCTAGTCTAGGCCTGACGCTGGAGCAGCAAGAAACCGTGAACCGGCTCAAGTCTCTCATTGCCCTGCTGCGTGAGGTGACCCAAGCTCCAGGGCAAGCCACTTCGACCCTGCCTGCTTTGACCCTGGATCTGAGCCTGATTCAAACCTTTGACTATTACACGGGGGTTGTGTTTGAAGTGGTCAGCCGCACCAGCACGGGTTTCCAGGTGCTAGGGCGGGGAGGCCGCTACGACAATCTGCTCAGCGTCTTCCATCCCCAGGGCCAGGGCTATCCCGGTATTGGCTTTATGTGGAGTCTAGAGGCGCTGCACCAGGTGCTGCTAGCGGGCGGACAGCTGCCTGAAGAGACGGCCCCTAGCGAGTGGCTGATTGTGCCCACCACCGCCCAAGCTGTCGCTGCCGCCTTCACCTACGCTCAAAAGATTCGAGCATCGGCTAGCCTGGTGCGGGTCGAAGTCCACCTCGATACCGCCAGTGACCCTGAGCAGATTCGAGCAGTGGCCCGGCTGCGACGAATTAGCCGCATCGCCTGGATCGAGGCCGACGGATTGCCGGAAATTGAATCCTTAAACTAG
- a CDS encoding J domain-containing protein, protein MNIDQGLFRLEFADHHAILGIPIDADPKEARKRYLKIARRLHPDSLLAASEDEKQQASELLSKLVNPAYETLSQEKAATEHAVVLRLRGQQLMQQAETIELSLETARALMLSNNIDYAYTTAVKALAEKQYEDLDEVLAITGQISELNLVYVTRKAGAPAVAAQSAPAQPAADTAQSAPAASAPATSAPRRYRETILEGYLNRARELEQKKDYPKAIIELREALRAYPNSAVCHSRLANVYLKAGQSTMARVHATRALEINAGDEVAQRIQKHLEKTAPRDGTGSGDSGDKPRGGLFGLFGGKKK, encoded by the coding sequence ATGAACATCGACCAGGGATTATTCAGACTAGAGTTTGCAGATCATCATGCGATATTGGGCATTCCCATTGACGCTGATCCTAAGGAAGCCCGCAAGCGGTACCTAAAAATTGCCCGCCGCCTGCATCCAGACAGTCTGTTGGCTGCTTCTGAAGACGAGAAGCAGCAGGCCAGTGAACTGCTCTCTAAACTGGTCAACCCAGCCTACGAAACGTTGAGCCAGGAAAAAGCTGCAACCGAACACGCGGTCGTCTTGCGCCTGAGGGGGCAGCAGCTGATGCAGCAGGCAGAAACGATTGAGCTGTCGCTAGAAACTGCTAGAGCCTTGATGCTCAGCAACAATATTGACTATGCCTACACCACAGCAGTCAAAGCACTAGCTGAAAAACAGTATGAAGATTTGGACGAGGTTTTAGCCATTACCGGGCAGATTAGTGAGTTAAATTTGGTCTATGTCACACGCAAGGCCGGAGCCCCTGCTGTTGCAGCCCAGAGTGCGCCTGCCCAACCTGCAGCAGATACAGCTCAGAGTGCGCCTGCTGCAAGTGCCCCAGCGACTAGTGCTCCGCGCCGCTATCGCGAGACTATTTTAGAGGGCTACCTCAATCGAGCTCGAGAGCTAGAGCAAAAAAAGGACTATCCCAAGGCTATTATTGAGCTGCGAGAAGCGCTGCGAGCGTATCCTAACAGTGCCGTCTGTCATAGTCGGCTGGCCAACGTGTATTTGAAGGCAGGGCAGTCTACGATGGCTCGTGTTCATGCGACTCGGGCGCTGGAGATCAACGCGGGTGACGAAGTTGCTCAGCGGATTCAGAAGCATCTGGAAAAGACTGCGCCTCGCGATGGGACTGGCAGTGGCGACTCGGGAGATAAGCCTCGCGGCGGGCTGTTTGGTTTGTTTGGTGGGAAGAAGAAGTAA
- a CDS encoding inositol monophosphatase family protein — MSPSELQQFLEIATEAALAGGAVLEQFWGKLTQIEEKGRPGDLVTEADKAAEAAILSVLKRHLPASHAILAEESGQAGDISSPCLWAIDPLDGTTNYAHQYPFFAVSIGLLIEGKPSLGVVYNPVHQDLFRAAAGLGATLNRRPIRVSTTAALADSLLVTGFAYDRRETLDNNYAEFCHFTHLTQGVRRGGSASVDLAYIACGRLDGYWERGLSPWDMAAGVVLVEEAGGSVSAYDGTPFDIWSGRILATNGCIHGIMRDTLGKIQPLPQFAPKAAG; from the coding sequence ATGTCCCCATCTGAGCTACAGCAATTTTTGGAAATCGCGACAGAGGCGGCCCTGGCAGGTGGGGCAGTGCTAGAGCAGTTTTGGGGCAAGCTAACCCAGATCGAGGAAAAAGGCCGGCCTGGCGATCTAGTTACGGAGGCCGACAAAGCCGCTGAGGCGGCTATTTTAAGCGTTTTAAAGCGGCACCTGCCTGCCAGTCACGCTATTTTGGCAGAGGAGTCAGGGCAGGCAGGCGATATCTCTAGTCCTTGTCTGTGGGCCATTGACCCACTAGATGGCACCACTAACTACGCCCACCAGTACCCCTTTTTTGCTGTGTCTATAGGGCTACTGATCGAGGGCAAGCCCAGTCTGGGCGTAGTTTATAACCCAGTGCATCAGGATCTGTTCCGGGCAGCAGCGGGATTGGGGGCAACTCTAAACCGCAGGCCGATTCGAGTTTCGACTACCGCAGCGCTGGCAGATAGTTTGCTGGTAACAGGGTTTGCCTATGATCGTCGAGAAACTCTGGACAATAACTATGCTGAGTTTTGCCATTTCACTCACCTGACCCAGGGGGTGCGGCGGGGCGGCTCAGCTTCCGTAGATTTGGCTTATATCGCCTGTGGTCGCCTGGATGGTTATTGGGAGCGGGGGTTGTCTCCGTGGGATATGGCAGCAGGCGTTGTGTTGGTCGAGGAGGCGGGAGGCTCAGTGAGCGCTTACGACGGCACCCCTTTCGATATTTGGTCAGGGCGAATTTTGGCTACCAACGGGTGCATTCATGGGATTATGCGAGACACTTTGGGGAAAATTCAGCCTCTGCCTCAATTTGCCCCCAAAGCGGCTGGATAA
- a CDS encoding 2Fe-2S iron-sulfur cluster-binding protein yields MTRTYTIRIYHRQTGQFYTVEVPEDRYILQTAENQGADLPFSCRNGACTACAVRVKSGSLVQPEAMGLSPDLREQGYALLCVSYPRSDLEVETQDEDEVYELQFGRYFGKGKVRFGLPLEDD; encoded by the coding sequence ATGACTCGTACTTATACCATTCGTATTTACCACCGACAAACAGGCCAGTTTTACACCGTCGAAGTGCCTGAGGACCGCTACATTCTCCAGACTGCCGAAAATCAGGGGGCCGATCTGCCCTTTTCTTGCCGCAACGGAGCCTGCACAGCCTGTGCTGTGCGGGTTAAGTCTGGCAGCCTGGTTCAGCCAGAGGCGATGGGTCTTTCTCCTGACCTACGAGAACAGGGCTACGCGCTGCTGTGTGTCAGCTACCCCCGCTCCGACCTGGAGGTCGAAACTCAGGATGAGGACGAGGTTTACGAACTTCAGTTCGGGCGGTATTTTGGCAAGGGGAAAGTCCGTTTTGGCCTGCCCTTAGAAGATGACTAA
- a CDS encoding EamA family transporter yields the protein MGQRDNLPNQNSPQGTQAAEIILQNLTQDLQTLHQTLSAQLSQDIEQLQRRKQRLMDDIEALEGDYETLRSRYQSLQANHDSALSQQQIMQQQLWAKRLAQALATHLQARLSESLSASLSGSADFNGSPTLPHTDRLLASLDTTLHSTLQSLQQDLNSYQSSLSQQVSRMHSLEQQGEAILDALVNRLSQQLQTQLVPAPTSPRQNDYSGVELPSSGRPLPYLVQPYPGGAATVNGFSPGGVTNGHYPGPRQPLTRSTPPNTGSLPSRLGSPAAAGGTAPGPLRQLSVLQQGLLFIICSTLALSIHNVIVGVIGYGGQIFGQIPIAGIFPLNIPNSLMLLWLRMVVVLPLMALVANFLYPNVWQEIRILITGQNRRPLAQVVASGGFLFMSQVLIYKAISDIGPGVAVTLLFMYPLITVPLTWFLFGDRPTPLRLVVMLAITMGIVFTALPRIDLDLVGGGVSIWGVGAALLSSAAFALFLISMQLSYQRLHPVPVSLLQFSTIFVLTSLILILGSFFGLQPAQPSSPGGLYLGGLLLGSLTLLGYLCNNYGVKLMGAAQASIISSSGPVITAILAYVITPGEKSALEFIQWVGVILVTLGVVSLSFERLAHERQTRRRKAKAISS from the coding sequence ATGGGCCAGCGTGACAACCTACCCAATCAAAATAGCCCTCAGGGCACCCAAGCAGCCGAAATTATCCTGCAAAATCTGACGCAGGACTTACAAACGCTGCATCAGACGCTGTCGGCCCAACTGTCGCAAGACATTGAGCAACTCCAGAGGCGGAAGCAGCGGCTGATGGACGATATCGAAGCACTAGAGGGCGACTACGAAACGTTGCGATCGCGATATCAGTCCCTGCAGGCCAACCACGACTCGGCCCTCTCGCAGCAGCAGATCATGCAGCAGCAGCTCTGGGCCAAACGGCTGGCTCAGGCGCTAGCAACCCACCTGCAGGCGCGGCTCTCTGAGAGCCTTAGCGCCTCACTCAGCGGCTCAGCGGACTTCAACGGCAGCCCGACTCTGCCCCACACCGATCGCCTGCTGGCCTCCCTAGATACCACCCTCCACAGCACGCTCCAATCCCTCCAGCAAGACCTCAACAGCTACCAGAGCTCTTTATCCCAGCAGGTCAGCCGTATGCACAGCCTGGAGCAGCAGGGAGAGGCCATTCTCGACGCCCTAGTAAATCGGCTGAGCCAACAGCTTCAAACTCAGCTTGTTCCTGCGCCAACGTCGCCTCGGCAAAACGACTACAGTGGCGTAGAGTTGCCCTCATCCGGGCGGCCTCTACCTTATTTAGTTCAGCCCTATCCTGGTGGTGCAGCCACGGTCAACGGCTTTAGCCCTGGTGGTGTAACCAACGGCCATTACCCAGGCCCACGCCAGCCCTTGACCCGCTCTACTCCGCCCAATACAGGCTCGCTGCCCAGTCGATTAGGTTCTCCTGCGGCCGCTGGGGGAACAGCGCCAGGCCCATTGAGGCAACTCAGCGTTCTACAGCAGGGGCTGCTGTTCATCATTTGCTCTACCCTGGCCCTCTCGATTCACAACGTCATTGTCGGCGTCATTGGTTATGGCGGTCAGATTTTTGGCCAAATTCCAATTGCGGGCATTTTCCCGCTCAACATTCCCAACTCTCTGATGCTGTTGTGGCTGCGGATGGTCGTGGTACTGCCGCTGATGGCGTTGGTTGCCAACTTTCTCTACCCCAATGTTTGGCAGGAGATTCGCATCCTGATCACAGGGCAAAACCGCCGCCCCCTGGCCCAGGTAGTTGCCAGTGGCGGCTTTTTATTCATGTCTCAGGTGCTGATCTATAAGGCCATTTCAGATATTGGCCCCGGCGTTGCGGTGACACTGCTGTTTATGTATCCCCTTATCACCGTACCTCTGACCTGGTTTCTGTTTGGCGATCGGCCAACGCCGCTGCGGCTAGTGGTAATGCTGGCCATCACAATGGGAATTGTCTTTACAGCGCTACCCCGAATAGATCTGGATCTGGTAGGCGGGGGTGTTTCTATCTGGGGAGTTGGGGCAGCACTGCTGTCTAGTGCCGCCTTTGCACTGTTTCTAATTTCTATGCAGCTTAGCTACCAGCGGCTGCATCCCGTCCCGGTGAGTCTGCTGCAGTTTTCCACCATCTTTGTGCTGACTAGCCTAATTCTGATTCTGGGGTCTTTCTTCGGTCTCCAACCAGCTCAACCCAGCAGCCCTGGCGGTCTTTACTTAGGGGGGCTACTGCTAGGATCGCTGACGCTGCTAGGCTATCTCTGCAATAACTATGGGGTCAAGCTGATGGGAGCCGCCCAGGCCTCTATCATCTCCTCCAGTGGTCCGGTAATTACGGCGATTCTGGCCTACGTGATCACCCCCGGCGAAAAATCAGCGCTGGAGTTTATCCAGTGGGTAGGCGTCATTTTAGTAACCCTGGGCGTGGTTTCCCTCAGCTTTGAGCGCTTAGCCCACGAGCGGCAAACTCGACGGAGAAAAGCAAAAGCGATCAGCAGTTAG
- a CDS encoding PAS domain S-box protein has product MLPEFLKARLSRRIVAWIFLSIVVIEAVILVPSVYRRERELLGYLRALSAAQAEGILGTQELAQIGHQELLVYLQKIQQNPVVLGGTLYRQDSSPIGSFGQAPQLTAQQIQSGRQDRYWRRQDRYDALWSMSPLEGRYILIIRHDTTQVRQEFFAFIGRVVSLVLVIAIFVTIVTMLGLKRLLIQPVLQLRQDLLKAGAAIHDDADIGALEFASRASLRQDELGDVVTAFDQMFGQITDAIATRKASEARFRMLVSQAADAFFVLDAAGQLTDINQQACDSLGYSREELLSLTIFDIEPTLTQATFEQLWTTLKPGLYLERQGQHRRQDGTHFPVEVRLGMVELGNQPMILALARDITQRKKAEAAMARLAEIGELAAMTVHEVRNPLTTVLLGLRSFQSLDLPERSRQRLSLALEEADRLQRLLSEILLYARQQTLDLVELELNGWISDLAPSIQALPIAEKRILQGVPATEPIYVQADRNKLKQVLINLLTNACEAVSAGDTITWQVEKTPHHQALIRVRNGGEPIPESVLPKLTQPFFTTKPSGNGLGLAITRRIVEAHQGSLTIESSRGGTVVTVSLPALVKST; this is encoded by the coding sequence TTGCTGCCTGAATTTCTCAAAGCTCGTCTATCTAGACGAATTGTCGCCTGGATCTTCCTCAGCATTGTGGTAATTGAGGCGGTGATTCTGGTGCCTTCGGTCTACCGCCGAGAGCGCGAGCTGCTGGGCTACCTGAGGGCGCTATCGGCAGCTCAGGCAGAGGGTATTTTAGGCACGCAAGAACTGGCGCAGATAGGCCATCAGGAACTGCTGGTATACCTCCAAAAAATTCAGCAAAATCCAGTTGTTTTAGGCGGCACGCTCTATCGCCAAGACAGCAGCCCAATCGGCAGCTTTGGTCAGGCACCCCAGCTGACGGCCCAGCAAATCCAATCTGGCAGGCAAGACCGCTACTGGCGCAGGCAAGACCGCTACGATGCTCTGTGGTCTATGTCTCCGCTAGAAGGGCGCTATATTCTGATTATTCGCCACGACACGACCCAGGTGCGGCAGGAGTTCTTTGCCTTTATTGGCCGGGTCGTATCTTTGGTCTTGGTTATCGCCATCTTTGTCACTATTGTCACGATGCTAGGGCTTAAGCGCCTGCTGATTCAGCCAGTGCTGCAGCTGCGACAAGACCTGCTTAAGGCCGGAGCCGCCATCCACGATGACGCTGATATTGGGGCGCTGGAGTTTGCCTCTAGGGCTAGCCTGAGACAGGATGAATTGGGCGATGTGGTTACGGCATTTGATCAGATGTTTGGTCAAATCACAGATGCGATCGCAACTCGTAAGGCCAGCGAAGCCCGCTTTCGCATGTTAGTGTCCCAAGCAGCCGATGCCTTTTTTGTACTTGATGCCGCCGGACAGCTAACGGACATCAACCAGCAAGCCTGTGACAGCCTCGGCTATAGCCGAGAGGAGCTGCTCTCATTGACGATATTTGACATTGAACCAACCCTCACTCAAGCAACCTTTGAGCAGTTGTGGACGACGCTCAAACCAGGGCTTTACCTAGAGCGGCAAGGACAGCACCGCCGCCAAGACGGCACCCACTTTCCAGTAGAGGTTCGCCTAGGAATGGTGGAGTTGGGCAATCAGCCGATGATTTTGGCCCTGGCCCGAGATATTACCCAGCGGAAAAAGGCAGAGGCAGCCATGGCCCGACTAGCCGAAATTGGCGAACTGGCTGCAATGACCGTGCACGAGGTGCGCAACCCCCTCACCACTGTATTGCTGGGGCTAAGGTCATTTCAAAGCCTGGACTTGCCGGAGCGATCTCGGCAGCGGCTAAGCCTGGCACTAGAGGAAGCCGACCGATTACAGCGGCTCTTGAGCGAAATTCTGCTGTATGCCCGTCAGCAGACCCTTGACCTCGTTGAACTGGAGCTTAACGGCTGGATTAGCGATCTAGCGCCCAGCATTCAAGCTTTGCCAATCGCCGAGAAACGTATTTTGCAAGGAGTTCCGGCTACCGAACCAATTTATGTTCAGGCAGACCGCAATAAGCTGAAGCAGGTGCTGATCAATCTTTTGACCAACGCCTGCGAGGCTGTCTCTGCTGGCGATACCATTACCTGGCAGGTAGAAAAGACCCCCCACCATCAGGCCCTGATCCGAGTAAGAAATGGTGGTGAACCCATCCCCGAGTCGGTTTTGCCTAAGCTGACTCAGCCCTTTTTTACCACCAAGCCCTCCGGCAACGGCCTGGGGCTAGCCATCACTCGGCGCATTGTAGAAGCCCATCAGGGCAGTCTCACCATTGAATCGAGCAGAGGGGGAACGGTGGTGACGGTTAGCCTACCGGCCCTAGTGAAGTCGACGTAG
- a CDS encoding AarF/ABC1/UbiB kinase family protein: MKGPQEFPLRQYSATTIVRYFRSRPWEVVWRALQILWWMGGFVLAMQFDHWLGQEEANKHVRATHLRQTLTRLGPTFIKVGQALSTRPDLIRKDFLNELTKLQDQLPPFPNQIARAIIEQELGQTPEEIYSTFSVDPVAAASLGQVYKARLFSGEEVAVKVQRPNLLPTICRDLFLMRWAAGWLGWFLPLNLGHDLTLIVDEFGIKLFEEIDYLNEGRNAERFATNFRDDPHVKVPEIYWRYSTQRVLTLEWINGFKLTDTERIKQAGLNSDELIEIGVTSGLRQLLEFGFFHADPHPGNLFAMPDGRMAYIDFGMMDQLSQETKETLVDSLVHLINKDYELLAADFVGLGFLTPDSHLASIIPALDKVLGDALGAKVSEFNFKTVTDQFSELMYDYPFRVPAKFALIIRSLVTQEGLALSLNPDFKILDIAYPYVSKRLLMGESPSLRRRLLEVLFKDGQFQWARLENMIAIARSDRSFDLLPTAGLGLRYLLSEEGDYLRREILLALTEDNRLHTEEVQRLWALVKDDISPTRLLGVAWGALADYSIDRAAAVVPVVADLRSAFQAEPR, from the coding sequence GTGAAAGGCCCTCAAGAATTTCCGCTACGCCAGTACAGTGCCACCACCATTGTCCGCTATTTCCGCTCCCGACCTTGGGAAGTGGTCTGGCGGGCTCTCCAGATTCTTTGGTGGATGGGTGGGTTTGTTTTGGCGATGCAGTTTGACCACTGGCTGGGTCAGGAAGAGGCTAACAAGCACGTCCGAGCCACCCACCTGCGGCAAACGCTAACTCGTCTCGGTCCAACTTTTATTAAGGTGGGTCAGGCCCTGTCCACCCGGCCTGATCTGATCAGAAAAGACTTTTTAAACGAACTGACCAAGCTTCAAGATCAGCTGCCACCCTTTCCCAATCAGATTGCCAGAGCCATCATTGAGCAAGAGCTGGGGCAAACGCCGGAAGAGATCTACAGCACTTTTTCCGTTGACCCCGTTGCTGCCGCTAGCCTAGGTCAGGTCTACAAAGCCCGCCTGTTTAGCGGTGAAGAAGTAGCAGTCAAAGTGCAGCGGCCCAATCTGCTGCCGACTATCTGCCGAGATCTCTTTTTGATGCGCTGGGCGGCGGGTTGGCTGGGCTGGTTTTTGCCGCTCAACTTGGGCCACGACCTCACCCTGATTGTGGATGAGTTTGGCATCAAGCTATTTGAGGAGATTGACTACCTCAATGAAGGCCGTAACGCCGAGCGCTTTGCCACCAACTTCCGGGACGACCCTCACGTTAAAGTGCCTGAGATTTACTGGCGCTACAGCACCCAGCGGGTACTGACTCTAGAGTGGATCAACGGCTTTAAGCTGACGGATACCGAGCGGATCAAGCAGGCTGGGTTAAACTCCGACGAGCTGATTGAGATCGGCGTGACCTCTGGGCTGCGGCAGCTGCTGGAGTTTGGCTTTTTCCATGCCGACCCTCACCCCGGCAACCTGTTCGCGATGCCCGATGGGCGCATGGCCTACATCGATTTTGGCATGATGGACCAGCTCAGCCAAGAGACCAAAGAAACCCTGGTTGATTCGCTGGTTCATCTGATCAACAAGGACTATGAGCTGCTAGCTGCTGACTTTGTTGGGCTCGGCTTTTTGACCCCAGACTCCCATCTTGCCAGCATTATTCCAGCGCTAGATAAAGTGCTAGGCGATGCTTTGGGGGCAAAAGTTAGCGAGTTTAACTTTAAGACGGTCACAGATCAGTTCTCAGAGCTGATGTATGACTACCCCTTCCGTGTACCGGCCAAGTTTGCCCTCATCATTCGCTCTCTGGTAACGCAGGAAGGTCTGGCTCTAAGCCTGAATCCTGACTTTAAGATCCTAGACATTGCCTATCCCTATGTCTCAAAGCGGCTGCTGATGGGAGAAAGCCCTTCCCTAAGGCGACGGCTGCTGGAGGTGTTGTTTAAAGACGGGCAGTTCCAGTGGGCTCGGTTGGAGAACATGATTGCCATTGCTAGGAGCGATCGCAGCTTTGACCTGCTGCCGACTGCTGGGTTGGGGCTGCGTTATCTACTTTCTGAGGAGGGCGACTACCTGCGGCGCGAAATCTTGCTGGCCCTGACCGAAGATAACCGGCTCCACACCGAGGAGGTGCAGCGGCTCTGGGCGCTGGTTAAAGACGACATTTCTCCTACCCGGCTGCTGGGCGTCGCCTGGGGAGCCCTGGCTGACTACTCTATTGACCGAGCTGCTGCCGTTGTCCCTGTCGTGGCCGATCTGCGCAGCGCCTTTCAGGCAGAACCTCGATAG
- a CDS encoding aminotransferase class I/II-fold pyridoxal phosphate-dependent enzyme, which translates to MSAIPPIDLTQQFQSIQDEVGAAVMQVLASGQYINGPLVETFANAFGAYVGTSECVVCNSGTDALYLALRALNIGPGDEVITSPFTFIATAEMISAAGATPVFVDIDLSTFNLDVHKLEQAITEKTRAIMPVHLFGQPIDMAAVMAVAERYQIAVIEDCAQSTGARWGEQQVGSIGHVGAFSFFPTKNLGGCGDGGALTTNDPAIAESARVIREHGSRVRYYHETVGINSRLDVLQAAILQIKLRYLDEWNARRTAVAEEYERLLAPIPGVITPQTIAGGTPVWNQYTIRLEAAAADGAVRDRIRQHMQTQGVLPMVYYPLPLHQQPVYAHLGYQPGSLPVSEQAARQVLSLPMFPELSLDQQAKVVYSLKEALVQAVH; encoded by the coding sequence GTGAGTGCAATTCCACCCATTGATTTAACTCAGCAATTTCAGTCGATTCAAGATGAGGTCGGTGCTGCGGTTATGCAGGTGCTGGCATCGGGGCAATACATCAATGGCCCGCTGGTCGAAACCTTTGCTAATGCGTTTGGGGCGTATGTAGGCACATCAGAGTGTGTGGTTTGCAACTCTGGCACCGATGCCCTCTACCTAGCTCTGCGGGCGCTCAATATTGGCCCTGGAGATGAGGTCATTACCTCGCCTTTTACCTTCATTGCCACCGCTGAGATGATCAGTGCTGCCGGAGCCACCCCGGTTTTTGTGGATATTGACCTCAGCACTTTTAACCTAGATGTGCACAAGCTGGAACAGGCCATTACTGAAAAGACCCGCGCCATCATGCCGGTGCACCTGTTTGGCCAGCCCATCGATATGGCGGCGGTTATGGCGGTGGCCGAGCGTTACCAAATTGCCGTGATTGAAGACTGCGCCCAGTCTACTGGGGCTCGCTGGGGTGAGCAGCAGGTAGGTAGCATTGGCCATGTAGGGGCCTTTAGCTTTTTTCCCACCAAAAACCTGGGCGGCTGCGGCGATGGCGGTGCCCTGACAACTAATGACCCTGCGATCGCAGAGTCAGCCCGAGTTATTCGAGAACACGGCAGTCGGGTTCGCTATTATCACGAGACTGTTGGCATTAACAGCCGCCTAGACGTGCTGCAGGCCGCAATTCTACAGATTAAGCTGCGCTACCTAGATGAGTGGAATGCTCGTCGGACAGCCGTTGCTGAGGAGTATGAGCGGTTACTGGCCCCGATTCCTGGTGTGATTACACCCCAGACCATTGCCGGAGGCACTCCCGTCTGGAACCAATACACCATCCGGCTAGAGGCGGCTGCAGCCGATGGTGCGGTGCGCGATCGCATTCGCCAACACATGCAGACCCAGGGTGTGCTGCCAATGGTGTACTACCCGCTGCCCTTGCACCAGCAGCCTGTCTATGCCCACCTAGGCTACCAGCCAGGCAGCTTGCCGGTATCTGAGCAAGCTGCTCGCCAGGTTTTGTCACTGCCGATGTTTCCAGAACTGTCCCTCGACCAGCAGGCCAAAGTGGTCTATAGCCTCAAAGAAGCCTTGGTACAGGCGGTTCATTGA